One Candidatus Reconcilbacillus cellulovorans DNA window includes the following coding sequences:
- a CDS encoding 4-hydroxy-tetrahydrodipicolinate synthase: MATDFGRLVTAMVTPFDERLQVNWDRLPELVDYLIEEQKTDSIVVCGTTGESPTLSDEEKVRLYETCVRLARGRCRILAGTGTYDTEHSIHLTREAERAGVDGALVVVPYYSRPSQEGLYRHFSAIARSTSLPLMLYNIPSRTGVMLEAETTLRLAEFPNIVATKESHGDFDHLTRLIKAAPAGFRVYSGDDGLTLPFLAIGAYGVVSVAAHLVGRDIKRMMEAYADGRTAEAAQLHAKLHPVFHGMFFCPHRVPSPAPVKHALRLKGIDVGGVRLPLVPVTEQEAAFIARLVEQI, translated from the coding sequence TTGGCTACCGATTTCGGCAGGCTGGTGACCGCTATGGTCACGCCGTTCGACGAACGGTTGCAGGTGAACTGGGACCGCCTGCCCGAGCTTGTGGACTATCTGATCGAGGAGCAAAAGACCGACAGTATCGTCGTTTGCGGCACGACGGGAGAATCGCCGACGCTGTCCGATGAAGAGAAAGTGCGGCTGTACGAGACATGCGTCCGGTTGGCCAGAGGCCGGTGTCGGATTCTTGCCGGCACCGGTACCTACGACACGGAACACAGCATTCATCTGACGAGGGAAGCGGAGCGGGCCGGAGTCGACGGCGCGCTCGTAGTCGTCCCTTATTACAGCCGCCCTTCGCAGGAAGGACTTTATCGCCATTTCAGCGCGATCGCGCGATCGACGTCGCTTCCGCTCATGCTGTACAACATCCCGTCGCGAACGGGCGTCATGCTGGAGGCGGAGACGACGCTCAGGCTGGCCGAATTTCCGAATATCGTCGCGACGAAAGAATCGCACGGCGATTTCGACCATTTGACGCGGCTGATCAAGGCAGCGCCGGCCGGCTTTCGCGTCTACAGCGGGGACGACGGTTTGACACTGCCGTTTCTGGCCATCGGGGCGTACGGAGTCGTCAGTGTCGCCGCCCATCTCGTGGGACGCGACATCAAACGGATGATGGAAGCCTACGCGGACGGCAGAACGGCGGAGGCAGCCCAGCTGCATGCGAAGCTGCATCCCGTCTTTCACGGCATGTTCTTTTGCCCTCACCGCGTCCCGAGCCCTGCCCCCGTGAAGCATGCGCTGCGGTTGAAGGGTATCGACGTAGGGGGGGTGCGGTTGCCGCTCGTTCCGGTGACGGAGCAGGAAGCGGCGTTTATCGCCCGACTCGTAGAGCAAATCTGA
- a CDS encoding dipicolinate synthase subunit B, translating to MNWSRLTVGFALTGSHCTFADVLPQIRRFVEAGANVVPIVSHSVATTDTRFGQSGDWLRQLKDLTGNDIIASIVEAEPLGPSKRLDVLVIAPCTGNTISRLANAMTDSPVLMAAKAQLRNQRPVVLAISTNDGLGLNAANIAKLLICKNVYFVPFGQDAPHVKPNSLVARMDLILETCEAALQGRQLQPLLVGR from the coding sequence ATGAACTGGAGCCGATTGACCGTCGGTTTCGCCTTGACGGGCTCGCATTGCACGTTTGCGGATGTTCTGCCGCAGATCCGCCGATTCGTCGAAGCGGGCGCAAACGTCGTTCCAATCGTCTCACATTCGGTTGCGACCACGGACACCCGTTTCGGACAGTCGGGCGATTGGCTGCGCCAGTTGAAAGACCTCACGGGGAATGATATCATTGCTTCAATCGTAGAAGCGGAACCGCTCGGACCGTCCAAACGACTGGACGTTCTTGTCATTGCGCCTTGTACGGGCAACACGATCAGCAGATTGGCCAATGCGATGACGGACAGCCCCGTCCTGATGGCGGCCAAGGCGCAGCTTCGCAACCAGCGGCCGGTCGTGCTCGCGATATCCACCAACGACGGACTCGGGCTGAACGCCGCCAACATCGCCAAACTGCTGATCTGTAAAAACGTTTATTTCGTGCCGTTCGGCCAGGACGCTCCTCATGTGAAACCGAATTCTCTGGTGGCGCGCATGGACCTGATCCTTGAGACGTGCGAGGCGGCGCTTCAGGGACGTCAGCTGCAGCCGCTTCTTGTGGGACGGTGA
- a CDS encoding aspartate-semialdehyde dehydrogenase has product MIKKENYCVAVVGVTGAVGRQMVRMLEERDFPISSFKPLASGRSAGQTIRFKGKEWTVEEATPESFEGVDIALFSAGGDVSRQLVPEAVARGAVCIDNTSAFRMDPQTPLVVPEVNADKIADHRGVIANPNCSTIQMVVALKPLYDAYGISRVIVSTYQSVSGAGARAIEELRRQSAAVLAGEPVTAEVLPVASLPVKHPIAFNVIPQIDKFWDNGFTNEEMKMVNETKKILGDDSIRVTATCVRVPVFYGHSESVYVELDRDFELEDVRKLLSAAPGVVVVDDPANQRYPLATEAAGRKETFVGRLRRDLFHPRALNMWIVSDNLLKGAAWNAVQIAEYLIGRR; this is encoded by the coding sequence ATGATCAAGAAGGAGAACTATTGCGTCGCAGTGGTCGGCGTGACGGGTGCCGTCGGCCGGCAAATGGTACGGATGCTGGAAGAACGCGATTTCCCGATCAGCTCGTTCAAGCCTCTTGCGTCCGGGCGTTCGGCGGGCCAGACGATTCGCTTCAAAGGGAAGGAATGGACCGTCGAGGAAGCGACGCCCGAGTCGTTTGAAGGCGTCGACATCGCCCTGTTTTCCGCCGGCGGCGACGTCAGCCGACAGCTCGTGCCAGAGGCGGTAGCCCGCGGCGCCGTCTGCATCGACAACACGAGCGCGTTTCGGATGGATCCGCAGACGCCGCTTGTCGTGCCGGAGGTCAACGCGGACAAAATCGCCGACCATCGCGGCGTGATCGCCAACCCGAACTGTTCGACGATCCAGATGGTCGTCGCGCTCAAACCGCTGTACGATGCATACGGCATTTCCCGTGTCATCGTGTCCACGTACCAGTCGGTTTCTGGGGCGGGAGCACGGGCGATCGAGGAACTGCGCCGCCAGAGCGCGGCCGTGTTGGCGGGAGAGCCGGTGACGGCGGAAGTGTTGCCGGTCGCCTCGTTGCCCGTCAAACATCCGATTGCGTTTAACGTCATCCCGCAAATCGACAAGTTTTGGGATAACGGCTTCACCAATGAAGAAATGAAAATGGTAAATGAAACAAAAAAAATATTAGGGGACGATTCGATTCGGGTGACCGCGACCTGCGTCCGCGTTCCCGTTTTCTACGGACACTCCGAATCCGTGTACGTGGAGCTTGACCGCGATTTCGAGCTGGAGGATGTGCGAAAACTGCTGTCCGCTGCACCGGGCGTGGTCGTCGTTGACGATCCCGCAAACCAGCGGTACCCGCTTGCGACGGAAGCGGCCGGGCGAAAGGAGACGTTCGTTGGACGTCTGCGGCGCGATCTGTTCCACCCGCGGGCGCTGAACATGTGGATCGTGTCGGACAACCTCCTTAAGGGTGCGGCATGGAACGCGGTGCAGATCGCCGAATACTTGATCGGGCGCCGGTAG
- a CDS encoding dipicolinic acid synthetase subunit A has translation MLTNVKIVMVGGDARQTEVIRRFAELDAMLVLIGFDHLQVPYGGAMKCAMEPGAFADANAVVLPVVGTDERGVVDSVFSSQELILKREHLERLAEGAKVYTGIARPYLKSLCASCGVPVEELLERDDVAIYNSVPTAEGAIMLAIQHTDTTIHGSVSMVVGFGRTGMTLARMLKGLGAVVKVGVRCSEQFARAWECGYVPFDTNELALHVRDVDLLFNTVPTMIITAHVIAELSPRAVIIDLASRPGGTDFRFAEKRGIKAILAPSLPGLVAPKTAGRILADALVRSLLEELGRQRGRSA, from the coding sequence ATGTTGACGAACGTCAAGATCGTCATGGTCGGCGGCGATGCCCGGCAAACGGAAGTCATTCGCCGGTTCGCCGAACTGGACGCCATGCTGGTGCTGATCGGGTTCGACCATCTTCAGGTGCCGTACGGCGGCGCCATGAAGTGTGCGATGGAACCCGGGGCTTTTGCGGACGCCAACGCGGTCGTGCTTCCCGTCGTCGGAACCGACGAGCGAGGCGTCGTCGATTCGGTGTTTTCTAGCCAGGAACTGATATTGAAACGGGAGCATCTAGAACGTCTGGCCGAAGGGGCCAAGGTCTATACCGGAATCGCCAGACCTTATCTGAAATCGCTTTGTGCGTCTTGCGGCGTTCCCGTCGAGGAACTGCTCGAGCGGGACGATGTGGCGATTTACAATTCTGTCCCGACCGCTGAAGGCGCGATCATGCTGGCGATTCAGCATACGGACACGACGATTCATGGCTCGGTGTCGATGGTAGTCGGATTCGGCCGTACCGGCATGACGCTTGCCCGAATGCTCAAGGGACTTGGAGCCGTCGTGAAGGTCGGCGTCCGGTGTTCGGAGCAATTCGCCAGGGCGTGGGAATGCGGATACGTTCCGTTCGACACGAACGAACTTGCGCTTCATGTGCGCGATGTGGACTTGCTTTTTAACACGGTTCCCACTATGATAATCACAGCGCATGTGATAGCGGAGCTGTCTCCCCGAGCGGTCATCATCGATCTCGCATCGCGCCCGGGAGGAACGGATTTTCGGTTTGCGGAAAAACGCGGCATCAAGGCGATCCTGGCCCCGAGCCTTCCCGGCCTTGTAGCGCCGAAAACGGCCGGACGCATTCTCGCCGACGCGCTCGTCCGGTCTCTGCTGGAGGAACTCGGCCGGCAGAGGGGGCGGTCGGCATGA
- a CDS encoding peptidase M16 → MIRHRLDNGIRVVLEPMSSCRSVAFGIWVKTGSRYEPDSWNGVSHFIEHMLFKGTDRFSAKEIAETFDSIGGNVNAFTTKEYTCYYAKVLDEHLPIAVDVLADMFFRSRLDETELAKERNVILEEIAMYDDTPDDLVHDLIARAAFGTHPLGYAVLGTERNLKQLGRGELLAYIRDHYTSGRIVVAAAGNVDVGRTIELVERHFGAHPPDDRNVTSDPPTFQGGTVVHRKQTEQNHLCLALPGCRLDDPRYYAVLVLNNALGGSMSSRLFQEIRERRGLAYSVYSYHTAYTDSGLLTIYAGTAPRQTAAVLELVLEILSDIRRNGLSQKEWSKAKEQLKGHLLLSLESTSSRMNRLGKNELLLGRHEPIEDVLKKIEAVTQHDVHEAAESMFGVQLAAALVGPADDALSAYGGRLIVA, encoded by the coding sequence TTGATCCGGCACCGTCTGGACAACGGAATACGCGTCGTTCTGGAGCCGATGTCGTCCTGTCGGTCCGTCGCGTTCGGCATTTGGGTGAAGACCGGTTCGAGATACGAGCCTGATTCGTGGAACGGAGTGTCTCACTTCATCGAACATATGCTGTTTAAGGGGACGGACCGTTTCAGCGCCAAAGAGATCGCCGAAACGTTCGACAGCATCGGCGGCAACGTCAACGCGTTTACGACGAAAGAATACACCTGCTATTATGCCAAAGTGCTCGACGAACATTTGCCGATCGCCGTCGACGTGTTGGCGGATATGTTTTTCAGATCGCGCCTGGACGAGACGGAATTGGCGAAAGAGCGAAACGTGATCCTGGAAGAAATCGCGATGTACGACGACACCCCGGACGACCTGGTGCACGATCTGATCGCGCGGGCCGCGTTCGGCACCCATCCGCTCGGCTACGCCGTACTGGGGACCGAGCGGAATCTGAAACAGTTGGGCCGGGGAGAACTGTTGGCGTATATCCGCGATCATTATACGTCCGGCCGTATCGTCGTGGCGGCGGCCGGCAATGTGGACGTCGGCCGGACGATCGAATTGGTCGAGCGGCATTTCGGGGCCCATCCTCCCGACGACCGGAATGTGACGTCGGACCCCCCGACTTTCCAGGGCGGAACGGTCGTGCATCGCAAGCAGACCGAACAGAACCATCTTTGCCTTGCCTTGCCCGGTTGTCGTCTGGACGATCCGCGTTATTACGCTGTGCTGGTGCTCAACAACGCGCTGGGAGGGAGCATGAGTTCCAGGTTGTTCCAGGAGATCCGCGAACGCCGCGGGTTGGCGTATTCGGTCTATTCGTACCACACGGCCTATACGGATTCGGGGTTGCTGACGATTTACGCCGGCACGGCGCCCAGACAGACTGCCGCAGTGTTGGAGCTGGTTCTGGAAATTTTGTCCGATATTCGCCGCAACGGCCTTTCACAGAAAGAATGGTCCAAGGCGAAGGAACAGTTGAAAGGCCATTTGTTGTTGAGCCTTGAAAGTACGAGCAGTCGGATGAATCGCCTCGGCAAGAACGAGTTGCTGCTCGGACGTCATGAACCGATCGAGGACGTTTTGAAGAAAATCGAGGCGGTGACGCAGCACGACGTGCACGAAGCCGCCGAATCGATGTTTGGAGTCCAGCTTGCGGCGGCGCTTGTCGGGCCGGCCGACGATGCGTTGAGCGCTTACGGCGGTCGTTTGATCGTCGCCTAA
- a CDS encoding deoxyuridine 5'-triphosphate nucleotidohydrolase, whose product MPDRYRVQIKQLPGHEDLPLPRKMSASASGYDLHAAVEGELVLRPGERALVPTGVAVAMPEGLEAQVRPRSGLAHRYGITCLNSPGTIDADYRGEIRVLLIHLGEEPFTIRRGDRIAQLVFQRVPDVEFEPVDELPATERGAGGFGHTGR is encoded by the coding sequence ATGCCTGATCGTTATCGCGTTCAGATCAAGCAGTTGCCCGGCCACGAAGATTTGCCGCTTCCGCGCAAAATGTCCGCATCCGCAAGCGGTTACGACCTACACGCCGCCGTCGAAGGAGAACTTGTGCTTCGGCCCGGCGAGCGGGCGCTCGTGCCGACCGGCGTAGCGGTTGCAATGCCGGAAGGTCTGGAGGCTCAAGTGAGGCCGAGAAGCGGCCTCGCTCACCGGTACGGGATTACTTGTCTCAATTCGCCGGGGACGATCGACGCCGATTATCGCGGAGAAATCCGCGTGCTGCTTATTCATCTCGGGGAAGAGCCGTTTACAATCAGGCGCGGCGACCGCATCGCGCAACTTGTTTTTCAACGAGTTCCCGACGTCGAGTTCGAACCGGTCGACGAGCTTCCCGCCACTGAGCGCGGTGCCGGCGGTTTCGGCCATACCGGACGATAG
- a CDS encoding 30S ribosomal protein S15: MALTQERKQEIIRQFRTHESDTGSPEVQVAILTEQIEQLTEHLRVHKKDHHSRRGLLKMVGQRRRLLEYLRKTDIKRYTSLIERLGLRR, encoded by the coding sequence TTGGCGCTTACGCAGGAGCGCAAACAGGAAATCATCCGGCAGTTCCGCACGCACGAATCGGATACCGGTTCGCCGGAAGTCCAGGTCGCGATTCTGACCGAGCAGATCGAACAGCTGACCGAGCATCTTCGCGTGCACAAGAAAGACCACCATTCGCGCCGCGGACTGCTGAAAATGGTCGGTCAACGCAGGAGACTTCTGGAATACTTGCGGAAAACGGACATCAAGCGGTATACTTCGCTCATCGAACGTCTCGGGCTGCGCCGGTAA